From a single Geothermobacter ehrlichii genomic region:
- a CDS encoding Hsp20/alpha crystallin family protein, translating into MPMVKWNPLPELEDIRRRMDRLLDASREQLEDEPAEERVWQPVADICENERQIVINLELPGVTQDAIDVRIEGHNLVVSGERPFVQTEGYQRIEGNYGPFERSFILPSGIDESGISARCELGVLRVVLPKQPPGEAKQITVEAD; encoded by the coding sequence ATGCCGATGGTCAAATGGAACCCGCTGCCCGAGCTGGAGGACATCCGGAGGCGTATGGATCGCCTGCTCGACGCCAGCCGGGAGCAGCTCGAAGACGAGCCGGCCGAGGAGCGTGTCTGGCAGCCGGTGGCTGACATCTGCGAGAACGAGCGGCAGATCGTCATCAACCTCGAGCTGCCGGGTGTCACCCAGGACGCCATCGACGTCAGGATAGAGGGCCACAACCTGGTCGTCTCCGGTGAGCGGCCTTTCGTGCAGACCGAGGGCTACCAGCGCATCGAGGGCAACTACGGCCCCTTCGAGCGCTCTTTCATCCTGCCGTCGGGTATCGACGAGTCGGGCATCTCCGCCCGCTGCGAACTGGGCGTGCTGCGGGTGGTTCTGCCCAAGCAGCCACCGGGGGAGGCGAAACAGATCACGGTCGAGGCGGATTGA